From Sporosarcina sp. Marseille-Q4943, the proteins below share one genomic window:
- a CDS encoding MFS transporter, translating to MDFRVFIIAISTIIVGLVELIVGGILPIIADDLNVSIGTAGQLITVYALVFAIAGPVLLSLTAKVERKKLYLLSMAVFFVGNIVTYLSPNFTSLMIARIITSLSAALLIVLSLTITARIVDAPYRAKALGYIFMGLSSSLVLGVPLGILVTNAFGWRSVFLGIAVLSIGAFILVSIFLEKMETGDVLPLSAQIKALANKKIVLAHLAMMFMLAGHYTVYAYLTPFLEENLHLNQYWISVSYFLFGISAVAGGAFGGNLANWIGSKKSILIIIGAFALSLFALPYSTFSFPFFLVIMMIWGALSWALAPPLQDYVIQADPVSSDINQSFNNSAIQVGIAVGSAIGGIVLGHTDSVTSMPTVGSGVVVISFLCAAISLSLATSKARRMREAKADS from the coding sequence ATGGACTTTAGAGTTTTCATCATTGCCATATCAACGATTATAGTCGGTCTCGTCGAATTGATCGTCGGTGGCATTTTGCCGATCATCGCAGATGATTTGAACGTTTCAATCGGGACGGCTGGGCAGCTCATAACGGTTTACGCGCTCGTATTTGCCATCGCCGGTCCGGTTTTATTATCTTTGACCGCAAAAGTTGAAAGGAAAAAGCTTTATTTACTATCGATGGCAGTCTTTTTTGTCGGCAATATCGTGACTTATCTCAGTCCAAACTTTACATCTCTCATGATTGCCCGCATTATCACTTCGCTGAGTGCGGCGCTGCTCATCGTCCTTTCCTTAACGATTACCGCGCGAATTGTCGACGCTCCTTACCGTGCGAAAGCGCTCGGTTATATTTTCATGGGGCTTAGCTCTTCCCTCGTATTAGGTGTGCCGCTCGGCATTCTCGTTACGAATGCGTTCGGCTGGCGCAGCGTCTTTTTAGGGATTGCTGTTCTTTCGATCGGTGCTTTCATTCTTGTCTCTATATTCCTTGAGAAAATGGAAACGGGAGATGTTCTACCGCTTTCCGCGCAAATCAAAGCGCTTGCGAATAAAAAAATCGTCCTTGCCCACTTGGCGATGATGTTCATGTTGGCTGGCCATTATACGGTTTATGCCTACCTCACACCATTTTTGGAAGAGAATTTGCATCTGAACCAATATTGGATCAGTGTGAGCTATTTCTTATTCGGGATTTCGGCCGTGGCCGGCGGGGCATTCGGGGGCAACCTTGCAAACTGGATCGGATCAAAGAAAAGCATCCTCATTATTATTGGCGCTTTCGCTTTAAGTCTATTCGCATTGCCGTACTCGACATTTTCTTTTCCGTTCTTCCTTGTCATCATGATGATTTGGGGCGCATTAAGCTGGGCACTTGCACCGCCGCTGCAGGATTATGTCATCCAGGCAGACCCTGTTTCGTCTGATATCAATCAGAGCTTCAATAATTCCGCTATACAGGTCGGGATTGCAGTGGGCTCGGCTATTGGCGGAATCGTATTGGGCCATACCGATTCGGTCACAAGTATGCCGACTGTCGGTAGCGGAGTAGTCGTCATCTCGTTCCTATGCGCAGCCATTTCTTTATCACTTGCTACGAGCAAGGCTAGGCGCATGCGGGAAGCAAAGGCGGATTCGTAA
- a CDS encoding ABC-F family ATP-binding cassette domain-containing protein: MSLLTVSNLSHGFGDRAIFDDVSFRLLQGEHIGLIGANGEGKSTFMNIITRKLEPDAGTVAWAKRVRVGYLDQHVVLQQGMSIRDVLRTAFQYLYDMEAEMNALFAKMGEVDADELEKLLEETGQMQDDLTNNDFYIIDSKVDEVANGLGLDEFGLDRDVNDLSGGQRTKVLLGKLLLEKPDILLLDEPTNYLDVEHIEWLRNYLQNYENAFILISHDIPFLNSVINLIYHMENQQITRYPGDYDEFLRVHEMKKQQVEAAFKKQQKEIANLKDFVARNKANAATSRMAMSRQKKLDKMDIIELDAEKPKPQFDFKLARTPGRYLFETKGLVIGYDEPLSKELDLTMERGQKIALSGANGIGKTTLLKSILGEIPSLAGSVELGDHLEIGYFEQEMKTESNRTCLEEVWDEFPHFTQYEVRAALARCGLTTKHIESKVKVLSGGERAKVRLCKLINRETNLLVLDEPTNHLDVDAKAELKRALKEYKGSVLLISHEPDFYEGVVTDVWNGENWTTKMF; the protein is encoded by the coding sequence ATGAGTTTATTGACAGTATCAAATTTGAGTCATGGGTTCGGCGATCGGGCGATTTTCGATGATGTGTCGTTCCGTTTATTGCAAGGGGAGCATATCGGGTTGATCGGTGCGAATGGGGAAGGGAAATCCACATTCATGAATATCATTACCCGGAAGCTTGAGCCTGATGCAGGGACAGTCGCTTGGGCGAAGCGTGTGCGGGTCGGTTATTTGGACCAGCATGTCGTGCTACAGCAAGGGATGAGTATACGTGATGTGCTCAGGACGGCGTTTCAGTATCTTTACGACATGGAAGCGGAGATGAATGCTCTATTTGCGAAGATGGGCGAAGTCGATGCGGATGAGCTAGAAAAGCTGCTTGAAGAAACGGGTCAAATGCAAGATGATTTAACGAACAATGACTTCTATATCATCGATTCGAAAGTCGATGAAGTGGCGAATGGACTCGGTTTGGATGAATTCGGTCTGGATCGCGATGTCAATGACTTGAGCGGTGGGCAACGAACGAAAGTGTTGCTTGGCAAGCTGCTGCTTGAGAAGCCGGATATCTTGCTCCTTGACGAACCGACGAACTATTTGGACGTGGAGCATATCGAATGGCTGCGCAATTACTTGCAGAACTATGAAAATGCGTTCATCCTCATTTCACATGACATTCCGTTCCTAAACAGCGTCATTAACTTAATCTACCATATGGAAAACCAGCAGATTACGCGTTATCCAGGCGATTATGATGAGTTTTTGCGTGTCCATGAGATGAAAAAGCAACAAGTTGAAGCGGCGTTTAAAAAGCAACAGAAAGAAATCGCCAATTTGAAAGACTTCGTTGCGCGCAATAAAGCGAATGCCGCGACGAGTCGGATGGCGATGTCCCGTCAGAAGAAGCTTGATAAGATGGACATCATTGAACTTGATGCAGAGAAGCCGAAGCCGCAATTCGATTTCAAGCTAGCTAGAACGCCTGGGCGTTATTTATTCGAAACGAAAGGCCTTGTCATCGGATATGATGAGCCGCTGTCTAAAGAGCTCGATTTAACGATGGAGCGCGGGCAAAAGATTGCGCTTTCCGGAGCAAATGGAATTGGGAAGACAACTTTACTAAAAAGCATCCTCGGTGAAATTCCGTCTCTTGCGGGGTCCGTAGAACTTGGCGATCATCTTGAAATCGGGTACTTCGAACAGGAGATGAAGACGGAATCCAACCGTACTTGCTTAGAGGAAGTGTGGGATGAGTTCCCGCATTTCACGCAGTATGAAGTACGTGCTGCTTTAGCGCGATGCGGGTTGACGACGAAGCATATCGAGAGCAAGGTGAAAGTGCTGAGCGGAGGCGAACGGGCAAAAGTCCGCCTTTGCAAGCTCATCAACCGGGAAACGAACTTGCTCGTCCTAGACGAACCGACGAACCACCTTGATGTCGATGCGAAGGCAGAATTGAAGCGTGCGTTGAAGGAATACAAGGGAAGCGTTCTACTTATCTCGCATGAGCCTGATTTCTATGAGGGCGTCGTGACGGATGTTTGGAATGGTGAAAATTGGACGACTAAGATGTTCTGA
- a CDS encoding MATE family efflux transporter — MAKQYDFTDGPLAKQLIFYSAPIILTNLLQVSYQFIDSLWVGNLIGADALGAVAISGTVVFTVLSFVIGLNNAALTILSQQKGRGSETGLRNYLNAFVVLLAIMSVVLSFAGFFLAKPILALLGTPNSMIDMATSYLRVNFFGILFLFGYNFINTVFRSVGDSKTPIYFVLTAVLLNTVLDPIFIAVFGWGVQGAAVATIVSQGVAFATGAIYSVRKKLVPFSKPHIPAKREVLAILKLGIPAGLQMSVISAGVMAIMSVVASFGPAVVAGYGAAQRLDSLIMLPAQAIGTAVNSMAGQNIGAGKWNRVHRITFIGFLYNLGIMFTIAGIVYAFAGAGIRLFISDADAVRFGADYLKMIAFFYPFLGINFVLNGAVRASGAMFQVLVLNIISFWILRYPVTYFLSGFMGEKGIAVGIGVSFVISSIIAILYYRFGKWKEVKVFGE, encoded by the coding sequence GTGGCGAAGCAATATGATTTTACGGATGGCCCGCTTGCGAAGCAGCTGATCTTCTACTCGGCTCCGATCATACTGACGAACCTGTTGCAAGTGTCGTATCAATTCATCGACAGCCTATGGGTCGGAAATCTGATCGGAGCGGATGCGCTTGGAGCAGTCGCGATTTCGGGCACAGTCGTTTTCACCGTCCTCTCCTTTGTCATCGGCCTGAATAACGCGGCGCTCACAATCCTCTCCCAGCAAAAGGGAAGGGGAAGCGAGACGGGATTGCGCAATTATTTGAACGCATTTGTCGTTCTGCTTGCAATCATGTCCGTCGTCTTGAGCTTTGCAGGTTTCTTTTTGGCGAAGCCCATCTTAGCATTGCTTGGGACCCCTAATTCGATGATTGACATGGCGACGTCCTATTTGCGTGTCAACTTTTTCGGGATCCTGTTTCTGTTCGGATACAACTTCATCAACACAGTATTCCGATCTGTCGGCGATTCCAAGACGCCGATCTATTTCGTGTTGACTGCCGTCCTATTGAATACGGTGCTGGATCCGATTTTCATCGCCGTCTTTGGATGGGGCGTCCAAGGAGCCGCGGTAGCGACAATCGTTTCCCAAGGAGTCGCATTTGCGACGGGCGCCATTTATTCCGTCCGAAAGAAATTAGTGCCGTTTTCGAAGCCGCATATCCCGGCGAAGCGGGAAGTGCTTGCTATTTTGAAATTGGGCATACCGGCGGGCTTGCAAATGAGCGTCATTTCAGCCGGCGTCATGGCGATCATGAGTGTCGTAGCTTCTTTCGGCCCAGCAGTCGTTGCCGGATACGGGGCTGCGCAGCGGCTCGATAGCTTGATCATGTTACCGGCGCAGGCGATCGGAACGGCAGTGAATAGTATGGCAGGGCAAAATATCGGAGCGGGAAAATGGAACCGCGTCCACAGGATTACGTTCATTGGCTTTCTTTATAATCTTGGCATCATGTTCACCATCGCAGGAATCGTCTACGCTTTTGCGGGGGCTGGTATCCGCCTTTTCATAAGTGATGCGGATGCAGTCCGTTTTGGAGCGGACTATTTGAAGATGATTGCATTTTTCTATCCTTTCCTTGGCATTAACTTTGTCTTGAATGGGGCAGTGAGGGCGTCAGGGGCGATGTTCCAAGTGCTCGTGCTCAATATCATCTCGTTTTGGATATTGCGTTACCCCGTCACATACTTCCTGTCAGGCTTCATGGGAGAGAAGGGGATAGCTGTGGGAATCGGCGTCAGCTTTGTCATTAGCAGCATTATCGCTATTCTTTATTACCGGTTTGGAAAGTGGAAGGAAGTCAAAGTCTTTGGAGAGTGA
- a CDS encoding multidrug efflux SMR transporter, producing the protein MAWLYVLLAAFVEIFWVIGLRYSNTALEWTGTVVAIIISFYAIIKACETLPSGTVYAVFTGSGAAAIVLIDFLFFHAEFSITKVIFIAIIIIGVIGIKMTTVESDEAAEGGD; encoded by the coding sequence TTGGCCTGGCTTTATGTTTTATTGGCAGCGTTCGTTGAGATTTTCTGGGTGATTGGCCTTCGTTATTCCAATACCGCACTCGAATGGACGGGGACCGTCGTTGCCATTATCATTAGTTTCTATGCAATTATTAAAGCTTGCGAGACGCTTCCGTCCGGGACGGTATATGCAGTGTTCACCGGCTCGGGTGCGGCGGCGATTGTCCTTATAGACTTCCTGTTCTTCCATGCGGAGTTTTCCATCACAAAGGTAATCTTCATCGCGATTATCATCATCGGGGTCATTGGGATTAAAATGACGACGGTCGAATCCGATGAAGCAGCGGAAGGGGGCGATTGA
- the sigI gene encoding RNA polymerase sigma-I factor, with amino-acid sequence MLLSIIQGIFNKKSDTQLNELVWKAKSGDEEVMNELLIAFTPFMKKTASFVCNRFIDDSDEEFSIAMVGFHEAVLKYKPEENASLQTFAHLIMKRRLIDHIRKEAVRTANVLLTIDDDGDAKPREYAFDESSIFSYSEERRAEERREEMAEYATLLQEYGLSFRELAEVSPKHADSRKTAFQIAQIIAETPEFYEHLLENKRLPMKQLEHIVEVSRKTIERHRKYIIAVTLLLNNDFTYIKEYVKGELI; translated from the coding sequence ATGCTTTTGTCCATCATACAAGGGATTTTCAACAAGAAGTCTGATACACAATTGAATGAGCTTGTATGGAAGGCGAAGAGTGGCGATGAGGAGGTCATGAACGAACTTCTCATCGCATTTACTCCGTTCATGAAAAAAACGGCTTCTTTCGTATGCAATCGATTTATTGACGATAGCGATGAGGAATTCAGTATTGCGATGGTCGGATTTCACGAAGCGGTTTTGAAATACAAACCGGAAGAAAACGCGTCGCTGCAGACATTTGCCCACTTGATCATGAAGCGGCGGCTGATCGATCATATACGAAAAGAAGCGGTGCGGACGGCGAACGTCCTTTTAACCATAGACGATGACGGAGATGCAAAGCCCCGTGAATACGCCTTCGACGAATCATCCATCTTCTCGTATTCGGAAGAACGACGGGCTGAGGAACGACGGGAAGAGATGGCGGAATACGCCACGTTGCTGCAGGAATACGGCTTGTCATTCCGTGAACTTGCTGAAGTTTCACCGAAACATGCCGATTCCCGAAAGACCGCCTTTCAAATCGCACAAATCATAGCGGAGACTCCCGAGTTTTATGAACACCTCTTGGAGAATAAAAGACTGCCAATGAAGCAGTTGGAACATATTGTTGAAGTTTCGAGGAAGACGATCGAGCGGCATCGGAAATATATTATTGCAGTTACGTTGCTATTGAACAACGACTTTACATACATAAAGGAATACGTAAAAGGGGAACTCATATGA
- a CDS encoding anti-sigma factor domain-containing protein, producing MMRTYRGIVCEKKNKYMVFLTEKGEFLRGVPIGDPPAIGEEADFTLVASSFIAGRKAKSRFVGAVFVAAALLFIILSSLNPLNEKVMAYVQLDAGTAMEFGVNRDGNVISLRYLNEKQSELERLDGWKGHPILNVLDMAVLQLSVHDKKIIITTIYPTRGSELETRQMIGDAVREVRGKHNELTLQITESTPEERKVANKKKMSIHKFKSIEIEGQPVDSTGQIENKPGPEQKPKKEIVPPSPPQQKRMEKENEKERPKGSTQHQGPPTEKLEKNPSKGQSENVPPHADQHGTPPHADEQGPPPHSLSTDKQVKDDQGPPAKQQKENSSNEHKQNPQNKK from the coding sequence ATGATGCGGACATATAGAGGCATTGTTTGTGAAAAGAAAAATAAATATATGGTGTTCCTAACGGAAAAAGGCGAATTTTTGCGTGGAGTCCCGATCGGGGATCCGCCCGCAATTGGGGAGGAAGCCGACTTCACACTCGTTGCTTCGTCTTTTATTGCGGGAAGAAAAGCGAAATCGCGGTTCGTCGGAGCCGTTTTCGTCGCTGCAGCCCTTCTGTTTATCATTTTGTCGTCATTGAATCCTTTGAATGAAAAAGTGATGGCGTATGTCCAACTGGATGCTGGGACGGCGATGGAATTTGGAGTGAACCGGGATGGAAATGTCATCTCCTTGCGTTATTTGAATGAAAAGCAGAGCGAGCTGGAGCGACTGGATGGATGGAAAGGCCATCCTATCCTCAACGTGCTGGACATGGCTGTATTGCAATTATCTGTTCACGACAAGAAAATCATCATTACGACAATCTATCCGACCCGTGGAAGCGAACTGGAGACACGACAGATGATTGGTGACGCAGTGAGGGAAGTTCGTGGAAAACATAACGAATTGACCTTGCAAATTACAGAAAGTACGCCGGAAGAAAGAAAAGTTGCAAACAAGAAAAAAATGTCGATTCACAAATTCAAATCAATAGAGATTGAAGGCCAACCTGTCGACAGTACAGGGCAGATTGAAAACAAGCCTGGACCGGAGCAAAAACCGAAAAAGGAAATCGTTCCTCCTAGTCCACCTCAACAAAAGAGGATGGAGAAGGAGAATGAGAAGGAACGTCCAAAGGGATCTACGCAACATCAAGGTCCGCCGACGGAAAAACTTGAAAAGAATCCGAGCAAAGGGCAAAGTGAGAATGTGCCGCCTCATGCAGATCAGCATGGTACGCCTCCTCACGCGGATGAGCAAGGACCACCGCCTCATTCGTTATCGACGGATAAACAAGTTAAGGACGATCAAGGGCCACCTGCCAAACAACAAAAAGAAAATTCATCAAATGAGCATAAACAGAATCCGCAAAATAAAAAATGA
- a CDS encoding methionine biosynthesis PLP-dependent protein, translated as MGNLTKQSINTKLVQLGNQSDPRTGAVNPPLHFSTAYKHDGLGLSTGFDYIRTKNPTRTILEEGIANLENGDRGYACSSGMAAIQLVMSLFRSGDELIAPDDLYGGTFRLFDQYANLYNIRTSYTSFEDVEEVEKLITGKTKAIFIETPTNPLMLEIDIEQYVELAKKYDLLVIVDNTFLTPYYQRPIELGADIVIHSATKYIGGHNDVLAGLVVAKGEQLCNRLGENHNAIGATLSPFDSWLVIRGLKTLHVRMKQHDANAKELVSYLESEPLVDNVLYAGKGGMISFRVRKSEWVDPLLQNLRLITFAESLGGVESLITYPTTQTHSEIPEEVREERGVDRRLLRFSVGLEEAEDLIDDLKQALAIAAETTAVSQYK; from the coding sequence ATGGGCAACTTGACAAAGCAAAGCATTAACACGAAATTGGTGCAACTAGGAAATCAGAGCGATCCGAGAACGGGGGCGGTGAACCCTCCCCTCCATTTTTCGACAGCGTACAAGCATGATGGATTAGGACTTTCCACGGGTTTTGACTATATACGGACGAAAAACCCGACTCGGACGATCCTTGAGGAAGGCATCGCCAATTTAGAAAACGGCGACCGCGGTTACGCGTGTAGTTCGGGCATGGCGGCTATCCAGCTCGTCATGTCCCTGTTCAGATCAGGAGATGAACTGATCGCTCCCGATGACCTGTACGGCGGGACGTTCCGCTTGTTTGACCAATACGCCAATTTGTATAACATCCGGACGTCGTATACGTCTTTTGAAGACGTCGAGGAAGTAGAAAAGCTCATTACCGGAAAAACGAAAGCTATTTTCATCGAGACACCGACAAACCCGCTCATGCTGGAAATCGACATTGAACAATATGTAGAGCTCGCAAAAAAGTACGACTTACTCGTCATCGTCGATAATACGTTTTTGACTCCGTATTACCAACGCCCGATTGAGCTCGGGGCAGACATCGTCATCCATAGCGCGACGAAATATATCGGCGGCCATAATGATGTGCTTGCAGGGCTTGTCGTCGCAAAAGGAGAACAATTGTGCAACCGTTTAGGCGAGAACCATAATGCAATCGGTGCAACGCTTTCCCCGTTCGATTCTTGGCTCGTCATCCGCGGATTGAAGACATTACATGTCAGAATGAAACAGCATGACGCCAACGCAAAGGAGCTCGTTTCCTATTTGGAAAGCGAACCGCTCGTTGATAACGTCCTCTACGCAGGAAAAGGCGGCATGATTTCATTCAGGGTGCGGAAAAGCGAATGGGTCGATCCGCTTTTGCAAAACTTACGGCTCATCACATTTGCCGAAAGCCTTGGAGGAGTCGAAAGCTTAATCACATATCCGACGACGCAAACCCATTCGGAAATTCCCGAGGAGGTGCGGGAAGAGCGCGGTGTCGATAGGCGTCTATTGCGCTTCTCTGTCGGATTGGAGGAAGCTGAGGACTTGATCGACGATCTTAAGCAAGCCCTCGCCATTGCCGCGGAGACGACGGCTGTCAGCCAATATAAATAG
- a CDS encoding squalene/phytoene synthase family protein yields the protein MMNEAKLQKEAMHVLKLTSRTFYIPIKMLNPTLRKTVGSAYLCMRAIDEIEDHEELHPESKQHLLKSTSKLLENDFFDVAAYRALLKPYENLLPEVTLRLGDWLAVCPEGIVAKVKESTSIMADGMAKWVGKNFLIQTKEDLDDYTYYVAGLVGVMLSDIWEQYDGTKTDRDLAIGYGRGLQAVNMLRNQDEDAERGVRFLPDGWDRNDLFDYAETNLRKADEYIESISNKNILLFCKIPLALAKRTINALQVGQEKMNRAEVESTVQAILKEV from the coding sequence ATTATGAACGAAGCGAAATTGCAAAAAGAAGCGATGCACGTATTGAAGCTGACGAGCAGAACCTTTTATATACCGATTAAAATGCTGAATCCCACTCTGCGGAAAACAGTGGGCTCCGCTTATTTATGCATGCGTGCGATTGATGAGATAGAGGATCATGAAGAACTGCACCCGGAAAGCAAGCAGCATCTACTGAAGTCGACGAGCAAGCTGCTGGAAAACGACTTTTTTGACGTTGCCGCTTATCGTGCTCTCCTGAAGCCATATGAAAACCTTTTGCCTGAAGTGACATTGCGCCTCGGCGATTGGCTCGCCGTATGTCCGGAAGGGATTGTCGCCAAAGTGAAAGAGTCGACGAGCATAATGGCGGACGGGATGGCAAAATGGGTCGGCAAAAACTTCTTGATACAAACGAAAGAGGATTTAGACGACTATACATATTATGTAGCAGGTCTCGTTGGTGTGATGCTTTCCGATATTTGGGAACAATATGACGGTACAAAGACAGATCGGGACTTGGCGATCGGGTATGGTCGCGGATTGCAGGCGGTGAACATGCTGCGCAATCAAGATGAAGATGCCGAGCGCGGCGTCCGTTTCTTGCCCGATGGTTGGGACAGGAACGACCTGTTCGACTACGCAGAGACGAATTTGAGAAAAGCCGATGAGTATATCGAGTCGATTTCAAATAAAAACATCCTGCTGTTCTGCAAAATCCCCCTTGCCCTTGCAAAGCGGACAATCAACGCGTTGCAAGTCGGCCAGGAGAAGATGAACCGTGCAGAAGTAGAATCGACCGTGCAAGCGATTTTGAAGGAAGTATAA
- a CDS encoding multidrug efflux SMR transporter, translated as MAWLYLVIASFGEIFGVMAINLYLQKRSWPRLLLIVVTFSIGFWFLSLAMRDIPMGTAYAIWTGLGAAGAVLMGILFFKEAAGWKRMFFLCLIIGGAVGLKLFG; from the coding sequence ATGGCTTGGCTCTATTTAGTCATCGCCAGTTTCGGGGAGATTTTCGGCGTCATGGCCATTAATCTTTATTTGCAGAAAAGGTCGTGGCCCCGTCTGTTGCTCATTGTTGTGACGTTTTCAATCGGCTTTTGGTTTTTGTCACTTGCGATGCGCGACATACCGATGGGGACGGCGTATGCGATATGGACCGGACTCGGTGCAGCAGGTGCAGTGCTGATGGGCATTTTGTTTTTCAAGGAAGCGGCAGGATGGAAACGGATGTTTTTCCTCTGTTTGATTATCGGAGGGGCGGTCGGATTGAAGTTATTTGGATGA
- a CDS encoding NADPH-dependent FMN reductase produces MTISVKAIIGSTSSTSNNLKVVEYLRKKYAGKLDITPVFINDVDMFSVDIESNQPENVKDFLDNVRDSDAVLFAVPEYNFSIPGAMKNAVDWLSRSNFAIKDKPAFMIGASMGVLGSVRAQIHLREILTNPMLSPALLPNNEVYIGSIHEKMDETGQLTDQATIDFLDNVVNNFIAFYSQRKALAEINA; encoded by the coding sequence ATGACTATTTCAGTAAAAGCGATTATCGGCAGTACAAGCTCCACTTCAAACAACTTGAAAGTTGTTGAGTATTTAAGGAAGAAATATGCGGGGAAACTCGATATTACACCTGTTTTCATTAATGATGTCGATATGTTTTCCGTTGATATAGAAAGCAACCAGCCAGAAAACGTGAAGGATTTCTTGGATAATGTGAGAGACTCGGATGCGGTCCTTTTTGCAGTTCCGGAATACAACTTCTCCATTCCTGGAGCAATGAAAAATGCTGTCGACTGGCTTTCAAGAAGCAATTTTGCAATTAAAGACAAGCCTGCATTCATGATCGGCGCTTCAATGGGGGTATTGGGGAGTGTCCGCGCGCAAATCCACTTGCGTGAGATCTTGACGAACCCGATGCTCTCTCCGGCACTATTGCCGAATAATGAAGTATACATCGGTTCCATCCATGAAAAGATGGATGAAACGGGTCAATTGACAGACCAAGCGACGATCGACTTCTTAGATAACGTCGTTAACAACTTCATCGCGTTTTATTCGCAAAGAAAAGCTTTGGCTGAAATCAACGCCTAA
- a CDS encoding small, acid-soluble spore protein tlp, with translation MPRPLPNDSADNVDRLKKTIINMEAANEAAKTAEGSELASIKEKNERRKEAIEGLQEEIHQENKSRINGYS, from the coding sequence ATGCCTAGACCATTACCGAATGACTCTGCTGATAATGTCGACCGGTTAAAGAAAACGATCATCAATATGGAAGCGGCGAACGAAGCGGCAAAAACAGCAGAGGGCAGTGAGCTTGCTTCAATTAAGGAAAAGAATGAACGCCGTAAAGAAGCTATTGAAGGTTTACAAGAGGAAATCCACCAAGAAAACAAATCGCGGATCAACGGCTACAGCTAA